A region of the Catenulispora sp. GP43 genome:
CGTCTGTTCCGCTGAGCCACACCGGCGCGGCCGGCGGTCTCAAGAACGCCGGTCGCGCCGACGGCCGCGGCGCGGGTCCGGTACTGCTTCGCAGCGAGATCGGCGGGGTGAACATGCGATGCCGGGCGACCGCGTCCGGGTCGGCGATGCGCTCGATGAGCAGCTCCATCGCGATCGCGCCGATCTCCAGCGACGGGACGTCTGCGGCGGTGAGCGGCGGACGGAACTCCTCAGCCCACTGATCCGCCGCGACCCCGGCGATGGAGAAGGTCCTCGGGATCTCGTGGCCGGCCCGCTCCAGTGCGCGCTGGACCCCGGGCAGCGCCGCCTCGTTGACGGTGACGATCGCGGTCGTCGCGGGGCGCGCGGCCAGGATCTCCGCCACACAGCGCTCGCCCCCGGCGGCGTCGTCCTCGCAGCAGAACTCCGATCCGGCCGCTTCGCGCCGGCCGACGGCCTCGGCGAACCCCTCGTGCGCCCGGCGGGCGGGACCGTAGCCGGCGGCCACGAGCCCGGACGAACGGTTGATCAGCGCCATGTCGCGATGGCCGAGGTCGGCGAGGTGGTCGACGCACTGGCCGACCAGCGTCGCGTAGTCCACGTCGACCCACCAGGTCCCGTCCGGTTCGGCGACCCGGCCGATGGTCACGAACGGTATCCCGGTCTGCTCGAGCCGGACGACACGCGGATCCGCCAGCCGGATCTCCATCAGGATCACGCCGTCGACCCGCCGACCGCTGATCAGGCGCTCGAACGAGCCGTCCTGGTCCCCGCCGGACGGGGAGAGCAGAACGTCGAGGTCGGCCTCCGCCGCGGCTTCCACGACACTGGCGACGAAGTCCAACTGCATGGACGTCATCCGCGCCCCGGCCGGCGGGATCACCAGACCCACGGTGCGGGTCCGGCCCTCCTTCAGCGCGCGGGCCGAGGCGTTGGGACGGTAGTCCAGCTCGTCGATGACGTCCTGGATGCGCTGCCGGGTCTGCTCCGAGACCGGCCGCTTGCCGCTGAGCGCATACGACACGGTGCTGCGCGCCACCCCCGAGCGGCGCGCTATCTCTCCGATGTTCATGGCCCTCCGCGGTCGGCAGATCGAACCGTTGACTGATCCGAAGTGTACGACCGC
Encoded here:
- a CDS encoding LacI family DNA-binding transcriptional regulator gives rise to the protein MNIGEIARRSGVARSTVSYALSGKRPVSEQTRQRIQDVIDELDYRPNASARALKEGRTRTVGLVIPPAGARMTSMQLDFVASVVEAAAEADLDVLLSPSGGDQDGSFERLISGRRVDGVILMEIRLADPRVVRLEQTGIPFVTIGRVAEPDGTWWVDVDYATLVGQCVDHLADLGHRDMALINRSSGLVAAGYGPARRAHEGFAEAVGRREAAGSEFCCEDDAAGGERCVAEILAARPATTAIVTVNEAALPGVQRALERAGHEIPRTFSIAGVAADQWAEEFRPPLTAADVPSLEIGAIAMELLIERIADPDAVARHRMFTPPISLRSSTGPAPRPSARPAFLRPPAAPVWLSGTDGD